The Winogradskyella schleiferi genome has a window encoding:
- a CDS encoding glycosyltransferase translates to MKKLVILQTVVPDYRKDIFSYLKEELGNGFKIYSGNAYFEKSITIDKSIGFIEPIANYYFLNRKFLFQFGMWMEVFKKNVIVLEMNPRILSNWLILILRKLLFKKTVVWGHAWPRAGSESKSDVVRHLMRKLGSEIIVYTKTQAMELQLKMPNKIINAAPNALYFKKDMATSFNSEKINHLIYVGRLSKPKKAFFLVKAFHNVLIQLPETANLIIVGEGEEKPLIENYIREHKITNRVLIKGHVSNIEKLKEFYSEALFSISPGYVGLSITQSFSFGVPMIISKHENHSPEIEASQNEINSLLFDTDNIASLGETIVEVYNHKSIWIAKRQEICLFCRHTYSTEAMGQTFLNILK, encoded by the coding sequence TTGAAAAAACTTGTCATCTTACAAACTGTAGTTCCAGACTATAGAAAAGACATCTTTTCTTATCTTAAAGAAGAATTAGGTAATGGTTTTAAGATTTATAGTGGCAATGCTTATTTCGAAAAGTCAATAACGATAGACAAAAGCATAGGTTTTATTGAACCCATTGCAAATTATTATTTTTTAAATAGAAAATTTTTATTCCAGTTTGGAATGTGGATGGAGGTTTTTAAGAAAAATGTGATAGTATTAGAAATGAACCCGAGAATTCTATCGAACTGGTTGATTCTGATTTTAAGAAAATTATTATTTAAAAAAACAGTGGTTTGGGGACATGCCTGGCCTAGAGCAGGCTCTGAAAGTAAAAGTGATGTTGTAAGGCATTTAATGCGAAAATTGGGTAGTGAAATTATCGTTTACACCAAGACACAAGCTATGGAGCTTCAGTTAAAAATGCCAAATAAAATAATAAACGCCGCACCTAATGCCTTGTATTTTAAAAAAGACATGGCTACATCATTTAATAGTGAAAAAATAAATCATCTTATTTATGTTGGCCGTTTGTCTAAACCCAAAAAAGCCTTTTTTCTGGTAAAGGCTTTTCATAACGTTTTAATTCAACTCCCTGAAACTGCTAATTTAATTATTGTTGGAGAAGGAGAGGAGAAGCCTTTGATCGAAAATTATATCAGAGAGCATAAAATTACGAACCGTGTTTTAATTAAAGGCCACGTTTCTAATATTGAAAAGCTAAAAGAGTTTTATTCAGAAGCGTTATTCAGTATATCACCAGGCTATGTTGGTTTGTCAATAACACAAAGCTTTAGTTTTGGTGTGCCAATGATTATTTCTAAGCACGAAAACCATTCTCCTGAAATAGAAGCCTCGCAGAATGAAATTAATAGTTTGTTATTTGATACAGATAATATAGCCTCATTAGGCGAAACTATCGTTGAGGTTTATAATCATAAATCTATTTGGATTGCAAAGAGACAAGAAATATGCTTATTTTGTAGACATACGTATTCTACCGAAGCAATGGGACAAACATTTTTAAACATTTTGAAATAA
- a CDS encoding oligosaccharide flippase family protein produces the protein MIKKFLQDKEKKVLANNYLSLLLLQAANYLLPLLILPFLVRILGTDKFGLVMFAQSLAVFLTVFVDFGFNLSGTREISLARDDRKKLSEIFNAIMIVKLFLIVIAFAILYIIVNIFTRFSIDKNIYLLSFGIVIGQALFPVWFFQGIEKMKFVTLVNISAKLIFTLLVFILIRSESDYIYVPVYNSLGFIIAGLLGFLLCFKYVNLTWPKYSLIKQLVYESSSLFVSNFATTLYTSSNVFILGLFTGNTIVGVYSSMEKLILAVKNVYVPLYQAMYPWLSKQTDITKVLKIKKMAPFVLASGIVITLIIIIFGKFILNIIYDDRLIESYSIIFRILSFIAIFSGLNMLYNALYLPAIKKYKLRMNIMVVGGIANLLISLFLVKLYGIYGTAISVTFTEFLLLLLGYHYFKKNSKF, from the coding sequence ATGATTAAAAAGTTCTTACAAGATAAAGAGAAAAAAGTCTTAGCTAATAATTACTTATCACTCTTATTATTACAAGCTGCCAATTATTTATTGCCTTTATTAATATTACCTTTTTTGGTGAGGATATTGGGTACGGATAAATTTGGTTTAGTAATGTTTGCACAGTCCTTAGCTGTTTTTTTAACCGTATTTGTAGATTTTGGGTTTAATTTAAGTGGTACTAGAGAAATCTCGTTGGCTAGAGACGATAGAAAAAAATTATCCGAAATTTTTAATGCCATAATGATTGTAAAACTGTTTCTGATAGTTATTGCTTTTGCGATACTGTATATTATAGTAAATATTTTTACTAGATTTAGTATAGATAAAAATATTTATTTACTAAGTTTTGGGATTGTTATAGGTCAAGCGCTTTTTCCAGTCTGGTTTTTTCAAGGTATAGAAAAAATGAAATTTGTGACTTTAGTAAATATTTCTGCTAAGCTGATATTTACATTGCTTGTTTTTATCTTAATTCGAAGTGAATCTGATTACATCTATGTTCCCGTCTATAATTCTTTAGGTTTTATTATTGCAGGACTTCTCGGCTTTTTGCTATGCTTTAAGTACGTAAATTTAACATGGCCTAAATACAGTCTAATAAAACAATTAGTTTACGAAAGCTCTAGTCTGTTTGTCTCTAATTTTGCCACTACGCTATATACCTCTAGTAATGTTTTCATTTTAGGGCTTTTTACAGGCAATACCATTGTAGGAGTCTATTCGAGTATGGAGAAACTAATATTGGCTGTGAAAAATGTATATGTACCACTTTACCAGGCCATGTATCCTTGGTTGTCAAAACAAACAGATATTACTAAAGTATTGAAAATAAAAAAAATGGCACCTTTTGTATTGGCTTCAGGTATAGTAATTACCCTAATTATTATAATATTTGGGAAGTTTATTTTGAATATTATTTACGATGACAGATTAATTGAAAGTTACAGTATTATCTTTAGAATATTAAGTTTTATAGCCATATTTTCTGGACTTAACATGTTGTACAATGCGCTTTATTTACCAGCTATTAAAAAATATAAATTAAGAATGAATATTATGGTTGTTGGTGGTATTGCAAACCTGTTAATTAGTTTATTTTTGGTCAAACTATATGGTATATATGGAACCGCAATTTCTGTAACTTTTACAGAATTTCTTCTTCTACTTTTAGGATACCATTATTTTAAAAAAAACTCTAAATTTTGA
- the rfbD gene encoding dTDP-4-dehydrorhamnose reductase: protein MKEVLVLGANGQLGQTIKDFSDIELVRFHFFSRKDLDITDSNSLNEVFKDSGFDYCVNCAAYTNVEGAETHTEAAFSINAEGAKNIAEVCKTYQVKLIHISTDYVFDGNKEKPYATTDATNPINQYGKSKLQGELYIKAQLKAYYIIRTSWLYSLHGKNFLKTIIDKVESGVSLNITTEENGTPTSCVDLAAFILHIIKTDSVPYGVYNFSARESTTWYGFAKEIVKNLSPEKSGLISPTKSFKTLAKRPKFSVLNLDKTEEFYKELNTWQESVRLMVSSYKS, encoded by the coding sequence ATGAAAGAGGTACTTGTACTTGGTGCTAACGGACAATTAGGCCAGACTATAAAGGATTTTTCAGATATAGAACTGGTAAGGTTCCATTTTTTTTCTCGTAAAGATCTCGACATTACTGATAGCAACAGTTTAAATGAAGTATTTAAGGATTCAGGATTTGATTATTGCGTTAATTGTGCCGCTTACACAAATGTGGAAGGTGCTGAAACACATACGGAAGCTGCTTTTTCAATTAATGCTGAAGGCGCAAAAAACATAGCCGAAGTATGTAAGACTTACCAAGTAAAACTAATACATATATCTACAGATTACGTGTTTGATGGCAATAAAGAAAAACCATACGCGACTACTGATGCTACAAACCCAATCAATCAATACGGAAAATCAAAACTACAAGGTGAGTTATATATTAAAGCACAATTAAAGGCATACTATATCATTAGAACGTCTTGGTTATATTCTTTACACGGTAAAAACTTCTTAAAAACAATTATTGACAAAGTTGAAAGTGGAGTCTCTTTAAATATTACTACAGAAGAAAATGGTACACCGACAAGTTGCGTCGATTTGGCCGCTTTTATTTTACACATCATTAAAACAGACAGCGTACCTTATGGAGTTTATAATTTTTCAGCAAGAGAAAGCACTACTTGGTATGGATTTGCAAAAGAAATAGTAAAAAACCTAAGTCCCGAAAAGAGTGGTTTAATTTCTCCAACAAAATCCTTTAAAACCCTTGCTAAACGGCCAAAATTTAGTGTTTTGAATCTTGATAAAACAGAAGAGTTTTACAAAGAATTGAATACTTGGCAAGAAAGTGTAAGGCTTATGGTTTCATCCTATAAAAGCTAA
- the rfbC gene encoding dTDP-4-dehydrorhamnose 3,5-epimerase has product MTVKETKLKGCFIIEPQVFKDKRGYFIESYNQATFFAEIGVNINFVQDNESKSSKGVLRGLHYQCGEHAQSKLVRVVKGKVLDVVVDVRKNSPTFGEHVSVELSGENKTQFFVPKGFAHGFLVLEDDTIFSYKCDNFYNKASEAGIMYNDEDLAIDWRFSKEDLIISDKDLVLPTFKDAKL; this is encoded by the coding sequence ATGACTGTAAAAGAGACCAAATTAAAAGGGTGCTTTATTATAGAACCTCAAGTTTTTAAAGACAAACGAGGTTATTTTATAGAGAGCTATAATCAAGCAACTTTTTTTGCCGAAATAGGTGTTAATATAAATTTTGTTCAGGATAACGAATCAAAATCGTCCAAAGGCGTATTAAGAGGATTACATTACCAATGTGGTGAACACGCCCAATCAAAGTTGGTAAGAGTCGTAAAGGGAAAGGTTTTAGATGTTGTTGTGGATGTACGCAAAAATTCTCCAACCTTTGGTGAGCACGTTTCTGTAGAACTTTCCGGAGAAAATAAAACGCAATTTTTTGTACCTAAAGGTTTTGCACATGGGTTTTTAGTTTTAGAAGACGATACCATTTTCAGTTATAAGTGTGATAATTTTTACAATAAAGCATCTGAAGCAGGTATTATGTATAACGATGAAGATTTGGCAATAGATTGGCGGTTCTCTAAAGAAGATTTAATTATTTCAGATAAAGATTTAGTACTACCCACCTTTAAGGATGCGAAACTATGA
- a CDS encoding DUF6909 family protein — MKKKHERTRAQESSSAIERMYITMRHLFNRGFYKPMGVSGETLREALLLLRPEIYGSIGEEKAELEGLLYVVDRLPQGIEECTFINLTSDEGYANSHFKAIIPPKRRRNCYRIDDEQMNIEITRGRSEIYDILTHLTFIFVESHKISKRVIIDEEGTTVRDWQKLENAVTSTKKLTQKEREIAITHTANILGRTFNELTEAYPKFATESQPERLLHIVYWLGKLAIEETINNNKRTITFSPVLRERLGHHIHGEAWAETIKSALHKNGLLERPIHIISANMHSVMNSLFAKGTLKGADAKKDIFQTYEALSDSKNSTLRNKVEKSALQNGMILIKDSSGTNIDIQIFDTDKINFSNSEFKYLEKEKDNKAVIFVMDYAFGEQAYETLDELLKPINVDGKDVHLDVKSISIMGKAGILEGGKGDIMIPNAHIFEGTADNYPFKNELSKKDLLDCGVSVYEGTMVTVLGTSLQNKEILKFFKNSTWNVIGLEMEGAHYQKAIQAASKVRSSINEDVKVRYAYYASDNPLETGSTLASGGLGTSGVKPTYVITKKILEQIFNS, encoded by the coding sequence ATGAAGAAAAAACACGAAAGAACAAGAGCTCAGGAAAGCTCTAGCGCAATAGAACGCATGTATATTACCATGCGTCATCTTTTTAATCGTGGATTTTATAAACCTATGGGAGTTTCCGGAGAAACACTACGTGAAGCTTTGTTACTTCTTCGCCCAGAAATCTATGGTTCTATTGGAGAGGAAAAGGCAGAATTGGAAGGTTTGCTTTACGTGGTGGACCGTTTACCACAGGGTATTGAAGAATGTACATTTATTAACCTTACCAGTGATGAGGGTTATGCCAATTCGCATTTTAAGGCCATAATTCCACCAAAAAGAAGACGTAATTGCTATCGTATAGATGATGAGCAAATGAATATAGAAATCACAAGAGGTCGCTCTGAGATTTACGATATTTTAACCCATCTTACATTTATTTTTGTTGAGTCTCATAAAATCAGTAAACGTGTTATTATTGATGAAGAAGGGACGACGGTTAGGGATTGGCAGAAGTTAGAAAATGCTGTAACTTCGACTAAAAAACTGACGCAGAAAGAGCGTGAAATAGCCATAACACATACGGCAAATATCTTAGGAAGAACGTTCAATGAATTGACCGAAGCATATCCTAAATTCGCTACCGAAAGTCAACCAGAACGGTTATTGCACATAGTGTATTGGTTGGGGAAATTAGCCATTGAAGAAACGATAAATAACAACAAACGCACCATCACTTTTAGTCCGGTTTTAAGAGAACGCTTAGGACATCATATTCATGGCGAAGCTTGGGCAGAAACGATTAAATCTGCTTTACATAAGAACGGTTTATTAGAGCGACCAATCCATATCATTAGTGCCAATATGCATAGTGTAATGAACTCTTTGTTTGCTAAAGGCACACTAAAAGGTGCGGATGCCAAAAAAGATATTTTTCAGACCTACGAGGCTTTGAGTGATTCCAAGAATTCGACTTTACGCAATAAAGTGGAAAAATCAGCGTTGCAAAATGGGATGATTCTTATTAAAGACAGTTCTGGAACTAATATAGATATTCAGATTTTTGACACGGATAAAATTAATTTTTCTAATTCTGAATTTAAATACTTGGAAAAAGAAAAGGACAATAAAGCCGTTATTTTTGTTATGGATTATGCGTTTGGAGAACAAGCGTATGAAACTTTAGATGAGTTATTAAAGCCTATTAATGTTGATGGTAAAGACGTTCACTTGGATGTGAAATCCATTTCCATAATGGGAAAAGCAGGTATTTTAGAAGGTGGAAAAGGCGATATTATGATTCCTAACGCTCACATTTTTGAAGGAACCGCAGACAACTACCCGTTTAAAAACGAACTTAGTAAAAAAGATTTGTTGGATTGTGGCGTTTCTGTATATGAAGGTACTATGGTTACTGTTTTAGGAACCTCGCTTCAAAACAAAGAAATATTGAAATTCTTTAAGAACTCAACCTGGAATGTCATTGGTTTAGAGATGGAAGGGGCACATTATCAAAAAGCCATACAGGCAGCATCTAAAGTTAGAAGTAGTATCAATGAAGATGTTAAAGTAAGATATGCGTATTATGCGAGTGATAATCCCTTGGAAACTGGAAGTACATTGGCCTCAGGAGGATTAGGAACTTCTGGCGTAAAACCCACATACGTCATTACAAAAAAGATTTTAGAACAAATATTTAATTCATAA
- a CDS encoding GH3 auxin-responsive promoter family protein, whose amino-acid sequence MPSFKAALSKLFAKYVAKRIHKWSSKPIETQQKVFENLISEAEHTAFGKDHNFSSISSFEAFQNNVPIRDYEDLKPYVERVVAGEKDVLWKGKPTYFAKTSGTTSGAKYIPITKESMPTHVEAARNAILMYIHETGNSKFVDGKMIFLQGSPILEEKNGIKLGRLSGIVAHFVPKYLQKNRMPSLETNCIEDWETKVDAIVEETINEDMTIISGIPSWVQMYFEKLIEKSGKPVGDLFKNFNLFIFGGVNYEPYRAKFENLIGRKVDSIELYPASEGFFAFQDKQDEKGMLLQLNSGIFYEFVEAEHFFEDNPKRITIADVKLGVNYVMIISTSAGLWAYNIGDTIQFTSLKPYRVIVSGRIKHFISAFGEHVIGKEVEQALKEATENTSISVNEFTVAPQINPEEGLPYHEWFIEFENEPENEAELIEALEHSLKQQNSYYLDLIVGKVLRPLKITKIKKDGFQTYMKSIGKLGGQNKIPRLSNDRKIADQLLQLNLTK is encoded by the coding sequence ATGCCATCATTTAAAGCCGCACTTTCTAAACTGTTTGCCAAATACGTGGCAAAGCGAATCCATAAATGGTCATCCAAACCCATTGAAACCCAACAAAAAGTTTTTGAAAATTTAATTTCAGAGGCTGAACATACTGCATTTGGCAAAGACCATAACTTTAGCTCAATTTCATCTTTTGAAGCGTTTCAAAACAATGTTCCCATAAGGGATTACGAAGATTTAAAGCCTTATGTAGAACGTGTGGTTGCTGGCGAAAAAGATGTGCTTTGGAAAGGTAAACCTACTTATTTCGCAAAAACGTCTGGTACAACGTCTGGGGCAAAATACATTCCTATTACTAAAGAAAGCATGCCGACACATGTTGAAGCGGCAAGAAATGCCATTTTAATGTATATCCACGAAACAGGGAATTCAAAATTTGTGGATGGAAAAATGATATTTCTACAAGGAAGTCCGATTTTGGAAGAAAAGAATGGTATAAAGCTCGGCAGACTGTCAGGAATCGTAGCCCATTTTGTGCCGAAATATCTTCAAAAAAATAGAATGCCAAGTTTAGAAACCAATTGTATTGAGGATTGGGAAACTAAAGTTGATGCCATTGTCGAAGAGACCATAAATGAGGATATGACGATCATTTCCGGGATTCCATCTTGGGTGCAAATGTATTTTGAAAAATTAATTGAAAAGTCGGGAAAGCCTGTTGGAGACCTTTTTAAAAACTTCAATCTTTTCATTTTCGGTGGTGTAAATTATGAACCATACAGAGCCAAATTCGAGAATTTAATTGGCAGAAAAGTTGATAGCATCGAATTGTATCCTGCGAGTGAAGGCTTTTTTGCGTTTCAAGATAAACAGGACGAGAAAGGGATGTTGCTTCAACTGAATTCAGGAATCTTTTATGAATTTGTAGAAGCAGAACATTTTTTCGAGGACAACCCAAAACGTATAACAATTGCAGATGTAAAGTTAGGCGTAAATTATGTGATGATAATTTCTACTTCAGCAGGACTTTGGGCATACAATATTGGCGATACCATTCAGTTTACATCTCTAAAACCTTATAGAGTGATTGTCAGCGGTCGGATAAAACATTTTATTTCTGCTTTTGGCGAACATGTCATTGGGAAAGAAGTAGAACAGGCGTTAAAAGAAGCCACTGAGAACACTTCAATTTCTGTCAACGAATTTACGGTCGCGCCTCAAATAAACCCAGAAGAAGGCTTACCATATCATGAATGGTTCATTGAATTTGAAAACGAACCCGAAAACGAAGCCGAATTAATTGAAGCTCTGGAACATTCCTTAAAACAGCAAAATTCTTATTACTTAGATTTAATTGTTGGAAAGGTTTTAAGACCTTTAAAAATCACTAAAATTAAAAAAGACGGATTTCAAACTTATATGAAATCCATCGGAAAATTAGGTGGGCAAAACAAAATTCCAAGACTATCAAATGACAGAAAAATTGCCGACCAATTGCTTCAACTCAATTTAACTAAATAA
- a CDS encoding M23 family metallopeptidase — MAKKKKKEKKLAKKLLHKYRLVILNEDTFEERFAIKLTRLNVFILSSISAISLVFFTVLLIAFTPLREYIPGYSSAKLKKKATMLNYKTDSLVQELELNKRYYASIRKVLTGDVATLEFNRDSILEASKTDLDILQVPTNREDSLLRLKVAKEDKYNLFEVSGDQSNYVLFPPVNGSISEGYNLEDKHFAVDVVVPENTPVKATADGTVIFAEWTVETGYVVIIEHNRELISVYKHNSAITKSQGDLVKSGEVIAMSGNAGELTTGPHLHFELWSKGYSVDPTNFINFE; from the coding sequence ATGGCAAAAAAGAAAAAAAAAGAAAAAAAATTAGCTAAAAAACTGCTTCATAAGTACCGTTTGGTCATTCTAAACGAAGATACGTTTGAGGAGCGTTTTGCTATAAAGTTAACACGACTCAATGTGTTTATACTGTCTTCAATTTCTGCCATTTCATTGGTGTTCTTTACGGTTTTACTGATTGCTTTTACACCATTAAGGGAATACATTCCTGGTTATTCTTCGGCAAAATTGAAAAAGAAAGCCACCATGTTGAATTACAAAACGGATTCTTTGGTGCAGGAACTGGAATTGAACAAACGTTATTATGCCTCAATAAGAAAAGTACTTACAGGAGATGTTGCGACTTTAGAGTTTAACAGAGATTCCATTTTAGAAGCCTCAAAAACCGACCTCGATATTTTGCAAGTACCAACCAACCGAGAGGATTCTTTATTAAGATTAAAAGTGGCAAAAGAGGATAAATACAATCTGTTTGAAGTGTCTGGAGACCAATCTAATTACGTGTTGTTTCCACCAGTGAATGGTAGTATTTCCGAAGGCTATAATTTAGAAGATAAACATTTTGCCGTTGATGTCGTTGTGCCAGAAAACACACCAGTAAAAGCAACGGCTGATGGTACAGTTATTTTTGCCGAATGGACTGTTGAAACTGGTTATGTCGTGATTATAGAACATAATCGAGAATTGATTTCGGTTTATAAGCATAATTCGGCCATTACAAAATCTCAAGGTGATTTGGTAAAATCGGGCGAAGTCATTGCCATGTCCGGAAATGCAGGAGAATTAACTACTGGACCACACCTTCATTTTGAATTATGGAGCAAGGGCTATTCTGTAGATCCAACTAACTTTATCAATTTTGAATAA
- a CDS encoding Sec-independent protein translocase subunit TatA/TatB — MITSGIFLAIGPWQIVLIVVAILLLFGGKKIPELMRGLGSGIKEFKDASKEETADDTKEKK; from the coding sequence ATGATAACTAGCGGTATATTTTTAGCTATAGGTCCTTGGCAAATCGTTCTAATAGTGGTTGCTATTTTATTGCTTTTTGGTGGTAAAAAGATTCCTGAATTAATGAGAGGATTGGGCAGCGGAATTAAGGAGTTTAAAGATGCAAGCAAAGAGGAGACAGCAGACGATACTAAAGAGAAAAAATAA